In a single window of the Allobranchiibius huperziae genome:
- a CDS encoding carbohydrate ABC transporter permease yields MASSSTGALVRARKGVGVGGRGRPPRSVHHRRRNRFARVFAIFALPSVALLLLLNLYPVIYAALQSLRNGSLIDSGTFIGLRNYTGVLHDPNFWHAARFTVVFTLVGVFGSWAIGLALALLLRTRIPGRSIFKVLLLLPWVVPVVVSATSWNWLVATPQSPMSKLFAALGFGNVLFLADPLLAQILVCVFKVWISFPFMMMMMSSALASVDVNVYEAAKIDGAGKWQTFREITLPMISRSTYISWVLMTIFCVNDFPTIFLLTGGGPVRATQSLVVMAYLTVFANFQTGPGVAIAFLMTIVLVVIATLLYRQIRKVDIE; encoded by the coding sequence ATGGCATCGTCGTCAACCGGAGCTCTGGTGCGGGCGCGCAAGGGCGTGGGCGTCGGTGGGCGTGGGCGCCCGCCTCGATCGGTGCACCACAGGCGGCGCAACCGGTTCGCACGGGTCTTCGCGATCTTCGCGCTGCCCTCGGTCGCGTTGCTCCTCCTGCTGAACCTCTACCCCGTCATCTACGCCGCACTGCAGTCGTTGCGCAACGGCAGTCTCATCGACTCCGGCACGTTCATCGGGTTACGCAACTACACGGGCGTCCTTCATGACCCGAACTTCTGGCACGCGGCGCGGTTCACCGTGGTGTTCACCCTCGTCGGGGTCTTCGGCAGCTGGGCGATCGGGCTCGCACTCGCGCTGCTGCTGCGGACGCGGATCCCTGGCAGGAGCATCTTCAAGGTGCTGCTGCTGCTGCCGTGGGTGGTCCCCGTGGTGGTCTCGGCCACGTCGTGGAACTGGCTGGTCGCGACGCCGCAGTCCCCGATGTCGAAGCTCTTCGCAGCGCTCGGCTTCGGCAACGTGCTCTTCCTCGCCGATCCGCTCCTCGCCCAGATCCTCGTGTGCGTGTTCAAGGTGTGGATCAGCTTCCCGTTCATGATGATGATGATGTCCTCCGCCCTGGCGTCGGTGGACGTCAACGTGTACGAGGCCGCCAAGATCGACGGTGCCGGCAAGTGGCAGACGTTCCGGGAGATCACGCTCCCGATGATCTCCCGGTCGACCTACATCAGCTGGGTGCTGATGACCATCTTCTGCGTCAACGACTTCCCGACGATCTTCCTGCTCACCGGGGGAGGCCCGGTGAGAGCGACCCAGTCGTTGGTGGTGATGGCGTATCTGACCGTCTTCGCCAACTTCCAGACCGGTCCCGGCGTGGCCATCGCCTTCCTGATGACGATCGTGCTGGTCGTCATCGCCACCCTGCTCTACCGCCAGATTCGAAAGGTGGACATCGAGTGA
- a CDS encoding ABC transporter ATP-binding protein produces MATVTFDRAVRLFPGADAPAVDALDIAIEDGEFLVLVGPSGCGKSTSLRMLAGLEDVDDGRILIGDRDVTDLTPKERDIAMVFQNYALYPHMTVAENMGFSLKMSGVSKPDIRSRVQEAAGLLDLVPYLDRKPKSLSGGQRQRVAMGRAIVRQPQVFLMDEPLSNLDAKLRVQTRTQIASLQRRLGVTTVYVTHDQVEAMTMGDRVAVLKDGVLQQCDTPRTLYDHPDNVFVAGFIGSPAMNLLDLPVTDGGVKLGNAVVPVPREALARAGGSVTVGVRPEDLVLNTEREGLEVQVEVVEELGADAYIYGRTTGAQEGQMVARLGGRDVPDKGTKLHFTIKAERIHLFDRASGERIET; encoded by the coding sequence ATGGCGACAGTCACGTTCGACCGGGCCGTGCGGCTCTTCCCGGGTGCCGACGCCCCGGCCGTGGACGCCCTCGACATCGCGATCGAGGACGGTGAGTTCCTGGTGCTGGTGGGGCCGTCGGGATGCGGGAAGTCAACCTCGCTGCGCATGCTGGCCGGTCTGGAGGACGTCGACGACGGGCGCATCCTGATCGGGGACCGGGACGTCACCGATCTGACGCCGAAGGAGCGGGACATCGCGATGGTCTTCCAGAACTACGCGCTGTATCCGCACATGACCGTGGCGGAGAACATGGGCTTCTCGCTCAAGATGTCCGGGGTCTCGAAGCCGGACATCCGCTCCCGCGTCCAGGAAGCGGCCGGACTGCTGGATCTGGTGCCCTATCTGGACCGCAAGCCCAAGTCGTTGTCCGGCGGCCAGCGTCAGCGGGTGGCGATGGGCCGGGCCATCGTGCGTCAGCCGCAGGTCTTCCTCATGGACGAGCCGTTGTCCAACCTCGATGCGAAGCTGCGCGTCCAGACCAGGACCCAGATCGCGTCCCTGCAGCGGCGGCTGGGGGTCACGACGGTCTACGTCACGCACGATCAGGTGGAGGCGATGACGATGGGGGACCGGGTCGCGGTCCTTAAGGACGGTGTCCTGCAGCAGTGCGACACACCCCGCACGCTCTACGACCACCCCGACAACGTCTTCGTCGCCGGCTTCATCGGCTCGCCTGCCATGAACCTGCTGGACCTGCCCGTCACCGACGGCGGGGTCAAGCTCGGCAACGCGGTCGTGCCTGTCCCACGTGAGGCCCTGGCACGGGCCGGCGGATCGGTCACGGTCGGGGTGCGACCCGAGGACCTCGTCCTCAACACCGAGCGGGAGGGCCTGGAGGTGCAGGTCGAGGTCGTCGAGGAACTGGGCGCCGACGCCTATATCTACGGACGCACGACGGGCGCTCAGGAGGGGCAGATGGTGGCCAGGTTGGGAGGACGCGACGTACCCGACAAGGGCACGAAACTGCACTTCACCATCAAGGCCGAACGCATCCACCTGTTCGACCGGGCGTCCGGAGAGCGCATCGAGACCTGA
- a CDS encoding ABC transporter substrate-binding protein, with protein sequence MDSHLAGASFSRRGVLGMTGGAAVAAALAACSSSGGTKSGGGGGSGKALKFWNMPWGGTAFNPLDKKITTAYKPTGGLPAATYQEIQWANFTQTFASAIASRTGPAVSSGGGTQAFQFAHQGQIAYADNLLDSWKKNGIYDDFFPGLVDTMKTDKGYAGVPYNLDVRVSWYNKSLLAKAGVEPPTTWAEYENVCAKLKSIGVYGFGLGAGTGNNIMAHILTAFMINNGGGLFNAKQEPDCASDANVEAVEFILGLVKKGYSDPAAATYSTANVYSQWTAKKFGMGWDTAGAAVSVGGSVAKDMVVGVPLASTSGKKGGLYFPNNIMMYTNTPSQKGSEAFLTYYYQSMKSLWTQNTGIGLPPLKSITATEQFKADPNNVKIVDDWQPIFKTWAAPGGTALFYNVANTVDGTAPMNNFAQSILGGKVSAKAALTTLQNAIEPLMT encoded by the coding sequence ATGGATTCTCACCTTGCGGGGGCGTCGTTCAGTCGTCGCGGCGTCCTCGGCATGACCGGCGGCGCGGCCGTCGCTGCTGCGCTCGCTGCGTGCTCCTCCAGCGGAGGCACGAAGAGTGGTGGGGGCGGCGGCAGTGGCAAGGCCCTGAAGTTCTGGAACATGCCGTGGGGCGGCACGGCCTTCAACCCGTTGGACAAGAAGATCACCACGGCCTACAAGCCGACCGGTGGGTTGCCGGCAGCGACCTACCAGGAGATCCAGTGGGCGAACTTCACCCAGACGTTCGCCTCCGCCATCGCCTCCAGGACAGGCCCGGCCGTCAGCTCGGGCGGCGGCACGCAGGCGTTCCAGTTCGCGCACCAGGGGCAGATCGCGTACGCCGACAACCTGCTGGACTCCTGGAAGAAGAACGGGATCTACGACGACTTCTTCCCCGGTCTGGTCGACACCATGAAGACCGACAAGGGCTACGCCGGTGTGCCCTACAACCTCGACGTGCGCGTGTCCTGGTACAACAAGTCGCTGCTCGCCAAGGCCGGTGTCGAACCGCCCACGACCTGGGCGGAGTACGAGAACGTCTGCGCGAAGCTCAAGAGCATCGGCGTCTACGGGTTCGGCCTCGGAGCCGGCACCGGCAACAACATCATGGCGCACATCCTGACGGCGTTCATGATCAACAACGGCGGTGGCCTGTTCAACGCAAAGCAGGAGCCCGACTGCGCCAGTGACGCGAACGTCGAGGCGGTGGAGTTCATCCTCGGACTGGTGAAGAAGGGGTACTCCGACCCCGCCGCTGCCACCTACAGCACGGCGAACGTCTACTCGCAGTGGACGGCCAAGAAGTTCGGGATGGGCTGGGACACGGCCGGTGCCGCGGTCTCGGTCGGCGGCTCGGTCGCCAAGGACATGGTCGTCGGTGTGCCCCTCGCGAGCACGAGCGGCAAGAAGGGCGGCCTGTACTTCCCGAACAACATCATGATGTACACGAACACGCCGAGTCAGAAGGGCTCGGAGGCGTTCCTGACGTACTACTACCAGAGCATGAAGTCGCTGTGGACGCAGAACACCGGTATCGGTCTCCCGCCCCTGAAGTCCATCACCGCCACCGAGCAGTTCAAGGCCGACCCCAACAACGTCAAGATCGTCGACGACTGGCAGCCCATCTTCAAGACGTGGGCCGCTCCCGGCGGGACGGCCCTGTTCTACAACGTCGCCAACACCGTCGACGGAACAGCGCCCATGAACAACTTCGCGCAGAGCATCCTCGGCGGCAAGGTCTCCGCGAAGGCGGCACTCACCACCCTGCAGAACGCCATCGAACCGCTGATGACCTAG
- a CDS encoding carbohydrate ABC transporter permease produces the protein MSAESSPIRLGKAAAVRTDTDTARRPRKRGAISSSERRGQWWRFAVILVITAVVLVPIVAVLYLSVQPSLGSTATGLTLENFSKVFQQTSVGTWLKNSLLVTLVTVVVAVSVAAPAGYVLSRGRNRLVSGYALILFVAQSLPVVTSVIPLFILFAKVGLVDSLTGITIIYVGSTMSVAVWMMAAYFDSIPISLEEAAWIDGCSVFGSFFRIVLRNSLPGLLSTAIFSFLLAWNDYLIAVVFLRSDQNYTLQIGLQTFFQQNATNWGLVMAVAVIMMVPPVLLFSVLNKYFSVGGIGGSLAGR, from the coding sequence GTGAGTGCCGAGAGCTCGCCGATCCGACTCGGCAAGGCGGCCGCGGTGCGTACCGACACCGACACCGCGCGCAGGCCGCGCAAGCGCGGCGCCATCAGCTCGTCCGAGAGGCGCGGTCAGTGGTGGCGGTTCGCGGTCATCCTGGTCATCACCGCCGTGGTGCTCGTCCCGATCGTGGCCGTGCTCTACCTGTCGGTCCAGCCATCGCTCGGAAGTACGGCCACCGGCCTCACGCTGGAGAACTTCAGCAAGGTCTTCCAACAGACCTCCGTCGGGACCTGGCTCAAGAACAGCCTTCTCGTCACCCTCGTCACGGTGGTGGTCGCCGTGAGCGTCGCCGCTCCCGCCGGTTACGTCCTGTCCAGAGGACGCAACCGGCTCGTGTCCGGGTACGCGCTGATCCTGTTCGTCGCGCAATCGCTCCCCGTGGTGACGTCGGTGATCCCCCTGTTCATCCTCTTCGCCAAGGTCGGGCTCGTCGACAGCCTGACGGGCATCACGATCATCTACGTCGGCTCGACCATGTCGGTCGCCGTCTGGATGATGGCCGCGTACTTCGACTCGATCCCCATCTCGCTGGAGGAGGCCGCCTGGATCGACGGGTGCTCGGTCTTCGGCAGCTTCTTCCGCATCGTGCTGCGCAACTCCCTGCCCGGCCTCCTGTCGACGGCGATCTTCTCCTTCCTGCTGGCCTGGAACGACTACCTCATCGCAGTCGTCTTCCTGCGGTCGGACCAGAACTACACGCTGCAGATCGGCCTGCAGACCTTCTTCCAGCAGAACGCCACCAACTGGGGCCTGGTGATGGCCGTCGCGGTGATCATGATGGTGCCGCCCGTCCTGCTCTTCTCCGTGCTCAACAAGTACTTCAGCGTCGGGGGCATCGGCGGTTCGCTGGCCGGGCGCTGA